One genomic region from Streptomyces venezuelae encodes:
- a CDS encoding plasmid mobilization protein, which yields MTHPYENDSTPGPVHNHNSVSGRASYPLGYSALSGVSKGSATPPGQGDVRRRGTPDEEAATEGGSQPGGQERGTDRAEPDLVPPTKPRTRRRKYQRRQRPHVRNTRFSDDELARVTAGAGAAGLTVAGFLARAALSAARDLDRTASAVAGEREVIAEFFAARRHLGHVGNNLNQLTRAINAGAHPPELDTVLAVTERAVQRVQHATDRLLAQN from the coding sequence ATGACGCATCCGTACGAGAACGACAGCACCCCGGGTCCCGTTCATAACCACAACTCAGTCTCGGGGCGAGCAAGTTATCCCCTTGGATACTCCGCCTTGAGCGGAGTATCCAAGGGTTCCGCGACCCCTCCGGGGCAGGGGGACGTCCGGCGCCGGGGGACGCCAGACGAAGAAGCTGCGACCGAGGGCGGATCGCAGCCAGGAGGACAGGAACGCGGCACAGACCGTGCCGAGCCCGATCTCGTCCCGCCGACGAAACCCCGTACCCGTCGCCGTAAATACCAGCGCCGCCAGCGTCCCCATGTGCGCAACACGCGATTCAGCGACGACGAGCTCGCCCGGGTTACCGCCGGCGCTGGCGCCGCCGGTCTCACCGTCGCCGGCTTCCTCGCCCGCGCAGCCCTCAGCGCCGCTCGCGACCTCGACCGAACCGCCAGCGCGGTCGCCGGAGAGCGAGAGGTCATCGCCGAGTTCTTCGCCGCCCGGCGACACCTCGGCCACGTCGGCAACAACCTGAACCAGCTCACCCGCGCGATCAACGCCGGAGCGCACCCGCCCGAGCTCGACACCGTCCTCGCTGTCACCGAACGGGCCGTCCAGCGCGTCCAGCACGCCACCGATCGGCTTCTCGCCCAGAACTAG
- a CDS encoding relaxase/mobilization nuclease domain-containing protein codes for MIPRIQKRGQRTLGLLYYLYGPGKYEEHTDPHLVASWDDNAPDPGRHEAATLKQLQQLLDQPLENIDASERPTRHVWHLSIRNAAEDRLLSDEEWGSIAHRMVAAAGIDDPGRGGVGCRWAAVRHADDHIHIVATLVREDGYKPDLNNDASRVQATARALEVELGLRRLNKGDGTAAQRPTSAERHKAERQGRERTAREELRETVRQSVAGATSEAEFFDRLASAGLLIRKRIAPSGDLLGYKVALPDDRNAQDEPVFYPGARLAPDLSLPRVRERWAAGPLGPEPASAEPSKSPVASGPASARRQTASAAWQAMLIVEGGDDTVAAAHIASAGEVLDALAKTSAAHTRSELCEAAFAFERASRSHVRAERGHDRALRQAARELVHSGPALGRGEDGATTAMAIDMLFFLITAAAHWHARKNHTQQAAAAHQAAAHLRAAYEAAATQPLGALYQRGRHLAHPVRQRQATLLRKTLPELAEQILSEPGWYALAATLNDAEAVGHDRASLLTEAAGRRELTSAESVSDVLVWRLRRSADLPADTTDQVPAGHAEGTSAHRTKGSARGPSGAPRRKK; via the coding sequence ATGATCCCCAGGATCCAGAAGCGCGGGCAGCGCACCCTCGGCCTCCTGTATTACCTGTACGGGCCGGGCAAGTACGAGGAGCACACCGACCCGCACCTGGTCGCTTCCTGGGACGACAACGCCCCCGACCCGGGGCGCCACGAGGCCGCCACCCTCAAGCAGCTCCAGCAGCTCTTGGACCAGCCCCTGGAGAACATCGATGCCTCCGAGCGACCGACGAGGCACGTGTGGCACCTGTCCATTCGTAACGCGGCCGAGGATCGGCTCCTCTCGGACGAGGAGTGGGGCTCCATCGCCCACCGCATGGTCGCCGCCGCCGGAATCGACGACCCCGGACGGGGCGGGGTGGGATGCCGATGGGCAGCGGTACGGCACGCCGATGATCACATCCATATCGTCGCCACCCTCGTCCGGGAGGACGGTTACAAGCCCGACCTCAACAACGACGCGTCCCGCGTCCAGGCCACCGCCCGAGCCCTGGAGGTGGAGCTGGGGCTGCGCCGCCTCAACAAGGGCGACGGCACCGCCGCGCAGCGGCCCACCAGCGCAGAACGCCACAAGGCGGAGCGTCAGGGGCGCGAGCGCACCGCGCGGGAGGAACTACGCGAGACCGTGCGCCAATCGGTCGCCGGAGCGACGAGCGAGGCCGAGTTCTTCGACCGGCTGGCCTCCGCCGGCCTGCTGATCCGCAAGCGAATCGCCCCGTCCGGGGACCTGCTCGGGTACAAGGTCGCTCTCCCCGACGACCGCAACGCCCAAGACGAGCCGGTGTTCTACCCCGGTGCTCGGCTCGCGCCGGATCTGTCCCTGCCCCGCGTCCGTGAGCGCTGGGCCGCCGGTCCTCTCGGCCCCGAGCCCGCGAGCGCGGAGCCGTCGAAGAGCCCGGTGGCGAGCGGTCCGGCGTCGGCTCGCCGGCAGACAGCCTCGGCCGCCTGGCAGGCAATGCTGATCGTCGAAGGCGGAGACGACACGGTCGCCGCCGCCCACATCGCGTCGGCCGGAGAGGTCCTCGACGCGCTCGCCAAGACCTCCGCCGCACACACCCGGAGCGAACTGTGCGAAGCAGCCTTCGCGTTCGAGCGCGCCTCCCGCTCGCACGTCCGGGCCGAACGCGGACACGACCGCGCCCTGCGACAAGCCGCCCGCGAGCTCGTCCACAGCGGCCCTGCCCTCGGTCGCGGGGAAGACGGTGCGACCACGGCGATGGCCATCGACATGCTGTTCTTCCTGATCACCGCCGCCGCTCACTGGCACGCGAGGAAGAACCACACCCAACAGGCCGCCGCCGCACACCAGGCCGCCGCTCACCTGCGAGCCGCATACGAGGCCGCAGCCACCCAGCCCCTCGGCGCGCTCTACCAGCGCGGCCGGCATCTCGCCCATCCCGTGCGACAGCGACAGGCGACGCTGCTGCGCAAGACGCTGCCGGAACTGGCCGAACAGATCCTCTCCGAGCCCGGCTGGTACGCGCTCGCCGCCACGCTCAACGACGCCGAGGCCGTAGGCCACGACCGGGCCTCCTTGCTCACCGAGGCCGCGGGGCGGCGGGAGCTGACGAGCGCGGAATCGGTCAGCGACGTGCTCGTGTGGCGCCTGCGCCGCTCCGCGGACCTGCCGGCCGACACCACCGACCAGGTGCCGGCCGGTCACGCCGAGGGGACGTCAGCGCACCGTACGAAGGGATCGGCGCGCGGCCCGTCGGGAGCTCCGCGCCGCAAGAAATGA
- a CDS encoding cation transporter, which translates to MTAEISISLGPSPARRDALTRRIRLLVAATITYNVIEAIVALTAGTIASSTALIGFGLDSIIEVSSAAAVAWQFSARDHAVREAREHRTLRIIAVSFFALAAYVSFDAVRALTGTGEAERSIPGIVIAALSLAIMPFLSAAQRRAGRELGSASAVADSKQTLLCTYLSAVLLLGLVLNATLGWSWADPIAALVIAAIAMKEGRDAWQGKGCCAPTSTTLAPSSADAEVDACGCRPGCDCCN; encoded by the coding sequence ATGACCGCCGAGATATCGATATCCCTCGGTCCCTCCCCGGCCCGCCGCGACGCACTCACCCGACGCATACGCCTGCTGGTCGCGGCCACGATCACCTACAACGTCATCGAGGCGATCGTCGCCCTCACCGCCGGCACGATCGCCTCCTCCACCGCCCTGATCGGCTTCGGCCTCGACTCCATCATCGAGGTCTCCTCCGCTGCCGCCGTCGCCTGGCAGTTCTCCGCCCGTGACCACGCCGTCCGGGAGGCACGCGAGCACCGCACCCTGCGGATCATCGCTGTCTCCTTCTTCGCGCTCGCCGCGTACGTCTCCTTCGACGCCGTTCGCGCGCTGACCGGCACCGGCGAGGCCGAACGCTCCATCCCCGGCATCGTCATCGCTGCCCTCTCGCTCGCGATCATGCCCTTCCTGTCCGCCGCCCAGCGTCGCGCGGGCCGCGAACTCGGCTCCGCCTCCGCGGTCGCCGATTCCAAGCAGACCCTGCTGTGCACCTACCTCTCGGCCGTGCTCCTGCTCGGCCTGGTGCTCAACGCCACCCTCGGCTGGTCCTGGGCCGACCCCATCGCCGCCCTCGTCATCGCCGCCATCGCCATGAAGGAAGGCCGCGACGCCTGGCAGGGGAAGGGCTGCTGCGCGCCCACGTCCACCACCCTGGCCCCGTCGTCGGCCGATGCCGAAGTGGACGCCTGCGGTTGCCGTCCTGGCTGCGACTGCTGCAACTGA
- a CDS encoding ArsR/SmtB family transcription factor: MLTVASDIEVLARFGRALADPIRCRILLILRDAPAYPSDLADALGVSRTRLSNHLACLRDCGLVVTVPNGRRTLYELADERLGHALDDLRTAVVAVETDRTCIDADEKGCC; this comes from the coding sequence GTGCTGACTGTTGCCTCCGACATCGAGGTGCTGGCCCGGTTCGGCCGCGCGCTCGCCGACCCAATCCGTTGCCGCATCCTGCTCATCCTGCGCGATGCCCCTGCCTACCCGTCCGACCTCGCTGACGCTCTCGGCGTCTCTCGGACCCGTCTGTCGAACCACCTGGCATGCCTTCGTGACTGTGGTCTGGTCGTTACCGTGCCCAACGGCCGCCGCACCCTTTACGAGCTCGCGGACGAACGCCTCGGCCACGCGCTGGACGACCTGCGCACCGCCGTGGTGGCCGTGGAGACCGATCGGACCTGCATCGATGCCGACGAGAAGGGTTGCTGCTGA
- a CDS encoding DUF317 domain-containing protein, which yields MEAPLNRNSPLDSSTPGSAQTRYWVGPRHLAGDDGRLYDTVADTLAALGWTSLAIVRGRQEPDEAPEDRQVLRSTVLHISPDTLRWAQWALPDEPFHLGELPVAWQVSARADTDSPLAQWSAYFTTDVPGEVLAEFLVALDAREATATAFTGPDLVLDAVTAHGWLRDIDQPDAGATDPTFTSHLSLGEVPPLIQDADPRALTAGADVAGPAGWQAWAEPALGETCLWAASFSASVPHDLVARFAASLSSTAPVLRGVLPESTQDRLLRAPAG from the coding sequence TTGGAGGCGCCCCTGAACCGCAACTCCCCGCTCGATTCATCAACCCCTGGCAGCGCCCAGACCCGCTACTGGGTCGGCCCTCGCCACTTGGCCGGTGACGACGGTCGTCTCTACGACACCGTCGCGGACACGCTCGCCGCCCTCGGCTGGACGAGCCTCGCGATCGTTCGCGGACGCCAGGAGCCGGACGAGGCACCGGAGGACCGGCAGGTCCTGCGCAGCACCGTCCTTCACATCAGCCCCGACACCCTCCGGTGGGCCCAATGGGCCCTGCCGGACGAGCCGTTCCACCTGGGCGAGCTTCCGGTCGCCTGGCAGGTGTCCGCCCGCGCGGACACCGACAGTCCGCTCGCGCAGTGGTCGGCCTATTTCACCACCGACGTCCCGGGCGAAGTCCTGGCAGAATTCCTCGTCGCGCTCGACGCCCGAGAAGCAACCGCCACCGCGTTCACCGGGCCCGACCTGGTCCTCGACGCTGTCACGGCGCATGGCTGGCTTCGTGACATCGACCAGCCCGACGCAGGGGCGACGGACCCCACCTTCACCTCGCACCTCAGCCTCGGCGAGGTTCCGCCCCTCATCCAGGACGCCGACCCGCGGGCCCTGACTGCTGGGGCCGACGTCGCCGGTCCGGCCGGATGGCAGGCGTGGGCGGAACCCGCCCTTGGGGAGACCTGCCTGTGGGCCGCGTCCTTCAGCGCCAGCGTGCCGCACGACCTCGTCGCGCGCTTCGCCGCCTCGCTCAGCTCCACCGCACCAGTCCTGCGCGGCGTGCTCCCCGAAAGCACCCAGGACAGGCTCCTGCGCGCGCCGGCGGGCTGA
- a CDS encoding DUF317 domain-containing protein, giving the protein MTAAPVSPGFSTTIQALRLREWQLGPGQPMFVMDQFSAADFHVVVDDRADVHVSSKDGRFYLGWYPLGRPGTDGEGWKIAVTGTAKVPGYSIAFDTQTPADVVAAAVARVLETSRPL; this is encoded by the coding sequence ATGACCGCGGCTCCTGTGAGCCCCGGATTCTCCACCACCATCCAGGCCCTGCGACTGCGCGAGTGGCAGCTCGGCCCGGGCCAGCCCATGTTCGTGATGGACCAATTCTCCGCGGCCGACTTTCACGTGGTCGTGGACGACCGGGCCGATGTGCACGTCAGCTCGAAGGACGGACGCTTCTACCTCGGCTGGTATCCGCTCGGTCGCCCCGGTACCGATGGGGAGGGATGGAAGATCGCCGTCACCGGAACCGCCAAGGTCCCCGGTTACAGCATCGCCTTCGACACCCAGACGCCGGCCGACGTTGTCGCCGCCGCTGTGGCTCGTGTGCTGGAGACGTCCCGGCCTCTGTGA
- a CDS encoding carboxymuconolactone decarboxylase family protein has protein sequence MPRLTRLTPDTAVGASRDLLADLVTRHGQIGDMVSTMAHSPAVLGGYLQLSRAMGRAKLDRKISERISIAVQALQGCGLCLDAHVSAARSMGVDEEEIERAHAGTSADPAIAAIITLALQVYREPTSITDEQVSALREHGYSDRAIADVVGVVSLNILTGAFNLLAGLTPGSDTGA, from the coding sequence ATGCCCCGCCTGACCCGACTCACGCCCGACACGGCCGTCGGCGCCTCGCGCGACCTCCTCGCCGACCTGGTCACCCGCCATGGCCAGATCGGCGACATGGTCTCCACGATGGCGCACTCACCGGCCGTGCTGGGCGGATACCTCCAGCTCAGCAGGGCCATGGGACGAGCCAAACTCGACCGCAAAATCAGCGAACGGATCTCGATCGCCGTCCAGGCACTCCAGGGCTGCGGGCTCTGCCTCGACGCGCACGTCAGTGCAGCCCGCTCCATGGGAGTGGACGAGGAAGAGATCGAGCGCGCCCACGCGGGCACCTCGGCCGATCCCGCGATCGCGGCGATCATCACCCTCGCCCTCCAGGTCTATCGCGAGCCGACGTCGATCACCGACGAACAGGTCAGCGCGCTGCGTGAGCACGGCTACAGCGACCGCGCGATAGCCGATGTCGTCGGCGTCGTCTCGCTCAACATCCTCACCGGCGCCTTCAACCTGCTCGCCGGCCTCACACCGGGGAGCGACACCGGTGCGTAG
- a CDS encoding MFS transporter, which produces MRLFAIRDYRHLFSAQVIALFGTGLTTVALGLLAYDLAGRRAGMVLGTALTIKMVMYVAIAPLAAAYVDRLPRRTLLVLLDVVRGVVVLALPLVSEVWHIYVLIGLLQAGSAAFTPTFQAVIPDIVTGESDYTRALSASQVASTMESLLSPVLAAVALTFMSFNWLFLGTSAGFLISALLVLSTRIPDARPSTHTKAWDKAAAGIRTFLRTPRLRGIMALNLVVAAAGSIVVVNTVNYVRDELGGSQSDVAWMLAASGTGTLLAALVLPRVLDRIAARTVMMTGAGVLVGGTTAAVTFIAAGLTTWTGTAIIWTVIGVGMALIITPTGKVLRATVGRNAIPEAFAAQFSLSHLAWLITYPVAGWLGTNVGFTLAWSVLVALAGVGAIGALLLWPRHDGREAMTSPATPARHAPRTDRSTLSKAA; this is translated from the coding sequence ATGCGTCTGTTCGCCATCCGCGACTACCGCCATCTGTTCAGCGCCCAGGTCATCGCCCTGTTCGGTACCGGGCTGACCACAGTGGCCCTCGGGCTGCTCGCCTACGACCTCGCAGGACGGCGCGCCGGCATGGTCCTCGGCACCGCCCTGACCATCAAGATGGTCATGTACGTAGCCATAGCCCCTCTGGCTGCCGCGTACGTCGACCGGCTCCCCAGGAGAACTCTTCTGGTCCTCCTCGACGTGGTCCGCGGCGTGGTGGTCCTGGCACTGCCGCTGGTCTCCGAGGTCTGGCACATCTACGTCCTGATCGGCCTGCTCCAGGCCGGCTCCGCCGCGTTCACCCCGACGTTTCAGGCCGTCATCCCCGACATCGTCACCGGCGAGTCCGACTACACGCGTGCGCTGTCCGCGTCCCAGGTCGCCTCCACCATGGAGAGCCTGCTCAGCCCCGTGCTGGCAGCCGTCGCCCTGACGTTCATGAGCTTCAACTGGCTGTTCCTGGGCACCTCCGCCGGATTCCTCATCTCCGCCCTGCTCGTCTTGTCGACGCGCATCCCCGACGCCCGCCCCAGTACCCACACCAAGGCATGGGACAAGGCGGCAGCGGGGATCAGGACCTTCCTCAGGACGCCGCGGCTCCGCGGCATCATGGCGCTCAACCTCGTGGTTGCGGCGGCAGGGTCGATCGTCGTCGTCAACACCGTCAACTACGTCCGTGACGAGCTCGGCGGCTCGCAATCGGACGTCGCCTGGATGCTCGCCGCCTCCGGCACCGGAACCCTCCTGGCCGCCCTCGTGCTGCCCCGCGTTCTCGACCGGATCGCCGCCCGCACCGTCATGATGACCGGCGCCGGGGTCCTCGTCGGCGGCACAACCGCTGCGGTGACGTTCATCGCGGCTGGCCTGACCACATGGACCGGTACGGCGATCATCTGGACCGTGATCGGTGTCGGTATGGCACTGATCATCACGCCGACCGGCAAGGTCCTGCGCGCCACCGTGGGACGGAACGCGATCCCCGAGGCATTCGCGGCCCAGTTCTCTCTGTCACACCTGGCCTGGCTGATCACCTATCCCGTCGCGGGATGGCTCGGCACGAACGTCGGCTTCACCCTTGCCTGGTCCGTCCTCGTGGCCCTTGCCGGAGTGGGAGCGATCGGTGCCCTCCTCCTGTGGCCGCGCCACGACGGACGCGAAGCGATGACCAGCCCCGCGACACCCGCCCGGCACGCGCCCAGGACGGACCGGTCCACCCTGTCCAAAGCCGCGTGA
- a CDS encoding rhodanese-like domain-containing protein gives MYSSTTTSPATTSPPCTPCCEPARTAYLGSDNAEEVDREQLLARAEAGEVAVLDVRPAEEYAAGHAPGALSIPVEELAERIAELPADVEVVSYCRGAYCVLAHDASRLLHAHGRKAARLTDGMLEWRLAELPVDSGAAV, from the coding sequence GTGTACTCATCCACTACCACCTCGCCGGCAACGACGTCGCCGCCCTGTACGCCCTGCTGCGAGCCCGCCCGTACCGCCTACCTCGGCTCCGACAACGCGGAGGAGGTCGACCGCGAGCAACTGCTGGCCCGCGCCGAGGCGGGGGAGGTCGCCGTCCTCGACGTCCGCCCAGCGGAGGAGTACGCGGCCGGGCACGCCCCCGGAGCCCTGTCCATTCCCGTCGAGGAACTCGCCGAGCGGATCGCAGAGTTGCCCGCTGACGTCGAGGTGGTCTCATACTGTCGCGGGGCCTACTGCGTCCTCGCCCACGACGCCTCACGCCTCCTGCACGCCCACGGCCGCAAGGCGGCCCGGCTGACCGACGGGATGCTGGAGTGGCGACTGGCCGAGCTGCCCGTGGACAGCGGGGCCGCCGTATGA
- a CDS encoding tyrosinase family protein, whose protein sequence is MNIRKNIYSLTAQELADFQDALNAIKADGSYDDFIERHHHAMMEATPLSGETVNPSVRNVAHRGPAFLPWHRYFCRELELLLQAKRKNVTLPYWDEAADAVAPAAAALWNTDPNAGPVYVGGDGDGPNGEVTTGPFKHWTALIEDLETGGLVPRQGILRALGSTGGPEARNKPLFPTAAQVENMLVNWGVYDTAPWSTASQGSFRNRLEGWERIVPPQGVPPAELGSQMHNRVHIWVGGDMGPGTSPNDPVFFLHHCNADRLWARWQHTHPTAPYLPASGGPLGHNLGDTMGHLVTTDATPARSLDYRRSLGFIYDTDPPLVEQVSPTVHFQDVPTLETVWRPAVFRIRAGAPVHLEVVSGSGPAAPYAVTSQGGRVTHTPVADSAPFDLVRVWLAFTGAATPGAAAAGAVKIRCVETGQVFDFTLTGNTAPRETTGVVFALDKSLSMAQPTSNGHSHMQMVREAVARGVELIRDDSGAGLVTFDQDAHPEVKLSPFAPALSQRADVLAAINAVEPGGDTSLGDGVTAAQQTMNANGRAFTSRALVVVTDGLENQPKFLHEVGGTIGTRTFAIVAGPANPVSAPSLTRLANGTGGRLLLTDTPGTDAEGFFRLSTYIQQVLASAADEDVVTETSGVVTPGEEVRVPFQLNETDIEATVILSLDVPSVSLELETPAGRVLTESELTALGAAVRHTTNPNMIFCRFRLPIPAGTGAHSGTWHVNLKADERVLREETDKLRTEADKDPARSAELDRLTAHGPRYSVVVTAWSNLRLNSRVTQPSMEPGATIRFDAALAEFGRPVESRADVEAEVRRPDGVVVTVPLDEEVPGAFRGDLTATMAGVWQARITARGHTYGRTRFARQQRLDVAVLVGGDQPPAPVVGTDVDGND, encoded by the coding sequence ATGAACATCCGAAAGAACATCTACAGCCTGACCGCGCAGGAGCTCGCCGACTTCCAGGATGCGCTCAACGCGATCAAGGCCGACGGCAGCTATGACGACTTCATCGAGCGCCACCACCACGCGATGATGGAGGCGACTCCCCTGTCGGGGGAGACCGTGAACCCGAGCGTCCGCAATGTCGCGCACCGGGGGCCGGCTTTCCTGCCTTGGCACCGGTACTTCTGTCGGGAACTGGAGCTGCTGCTCCAGGCCAAGAGGAAGAACGTCACCCTCCCCTACTGGGACGAGGCGGCGGACGCGGTCGCTCCCGCGGCGGCCGCCCTGTGGAACACCGACCCGAACGCGGGCCCGGTGTACGTGGGTGGCGACGGCGACGGCCCGAACGGCGAGGTGACGACGGGGCCGTTCAAGCACTGGACGGCTCTGATCGAGGATCTGGAGACCGGAGGGCTCGTCCCCCGGCAGGGCATCCTCCGAGCGTTGGGCAGTACGGGCGGCCCGGAAGCGCGGAACAAGCCGTTGTTCCCGACGGCGGCCCAGGTGGAGAACATGCTCGTGAACTGGGGCGTCTACGACACCGCCCCCTGGTCGACAGCCAGCCAGGGCAGCTTCCGCAACCGTTTGGAAGGCTGGGAACGGATCGTCCCCCCGCAAGGCGTGCCCCCCGCCGAACTCGGTTCCCAGATGCACAACCGCGTGCACATCTGGGTCGGTGGGGACATGGGCCCCGGAACCTCGCCCAACGACCCCGTCTTCTTCCTGCACCACTGCAATGCCGACCGGCTGTGGGCCCGCTGGCAGCACACACACCCCACAGCCCCGTATCTTCCGGCGAGCGGTGGCCCCCTCGGCCACAACCTCGGCGACACCATGGGGCACCTCGTCACGACCGACGCGACACCCGCGCGCTCCCTCGACTACCGGCGCAGCCTCGGCTTCATCTACGACACCGACCCGCCGCTGGTCGAGCAGGTCTCCCCAACGGTGCACTTCCAGGACGTGCCGACCCTGGAAACCGTCTGGCGACCGGCGGTCTTCCGGATCCGGGCCGGCGCGCCCGTCCACCTGGAGGTCGTGTCGGGCAGCGGACCGGCCGCGCCGTACGCGGTCACCTCCCAGGGCGGGAGGGTGACGCACACGCCGGTCGCGGACAGCGCCCCCTTCGACCTCGTGCGCGTCTGGCTCGCCTTCACCGGTGCGGCGACGCCGGGGGCGGCCGCCGCCGGCGCGGTGAAAATCCGCTGCGTGGAGACCGGGCAAGTCTTCGACTTCACCCTCACAGGCAACACGGCCCCGCGGGAGACCACCGGAGTGGTGTTCGCCCTGGACAAGTCCCTCAGCATGGCCCAGCCCACGAGCAACGGCCACAGCCACATGCAGATGGTGCGCGAGGCGGTCGCGCGAGGCGTCGAGCTCATCCGGGACGACAGCGGCGCCGGATTGGTGACCTTCGACCAAGACGCGCACCCCGAGGTGAAGCTGTCGCCGTTCGCGCCCGCCCTGAGTCAGCGCGCCGACGTCTTGGCGGCGATCAATGCCGTGGAGCCCGGCGGCGACACCTCCCTCGGAGACGGCGTGACGGCCGCCCAGCAGACCATGAACGCGAACGGCCGCGCCTTCACCAGCCGCGCGCTGGTCGTGGTCACCGACGGACTGGAAAACCAGCCGAAGTTCCTGCACGAGGTCGGCGGGACGATCGGCACGCGGACCTTCGCCATCGTAGCGGGGCCCGCAAACCCGGTCAGCGCCCCCTCGCTGACCAGGCTGGCGAACGGGACCGGCGGTCGGCTGCTGCTCACCGATACCCCCGGCACCGACGCCGAAGGGTTCTTCCGGCTGTCCACCTACATCCAGCAGGTCCTCGCCTCGGCCGCCGACGAAGACGTGGTGACCGAGACTTCCGGGGTCGTCACCCCGGGTGAGGAGGTCCGGGTCCCCTTCCAGCTCAACGAAACGGACATCGAGGCGACCGTCATTCTCTCGCTGGACGTGCCCTCGGTCTCACTCGAGTTGGAGACACCAGCGGGGCGGGTCCTCACGGAATCCGAACTCACCGCCCTCGGTGCCGCCGTCAGACACACCACGAACCCGAACATGATTTTCTGTCGCTTCCGGCTGCCCATCCCCGCCGGGACCGGCGCTCACAGCGGCACGTGGCATGTGAATCTCAAGGCAGATGAGCGTGTCCTGCGCGAGGAGACCGACAAACTCAGGACCGAGGCGGATAAGGATCCGGCGCGCAGCGCCGAACTGGACCGGCTGACCGCCCACGGCCCGCGCTACAGCGTCGTCGTCACCGCGTGGAGCAATCTGCGCCTCAACTCGCGCGTCACCCAGCCGAGCATGGAACCGGGCGCCACCATCCGGTTCGACGCCGCCCTGGCCGAGTTCGGACGACCGGTCGAGAGCCGTGCCGACGTAGAGGCGGAGGTGCGGCGCCCCGACGGCGTCGTGGTGACCGTGCCGCTCGACGAGGAGGTGCCGGGCGCCTTCAGGGGTGATCTCACGGCAACCATGGCGGGCGTCTGGCAGGCCCGGATCACGGCCCGCGGGCACACCTACGGCCGGACGCGGTTCGCGAGGCAGCAACGGCTCGACGTCGCCGTACTGGTGGGCGGGGACCAACCGCCCGCCCCAGTGGTGGGGACTGACGTCGACGGCAACGACTGA
- a CDS encoding DUF317 domain-containing protein, giving the protein MNRGTEDAAEVDGDVFVSPRYLAGSTATGDPALRPLFALGWELSHDDLGNAYVNAPDRKVRLGFLPEGEDDGLWRISAYRDRFGPPVWGVCFNDMAPTEFVAAFTTALAKAYAAGPHAYLAPPHPENEELDAFQPMVPLIQRGWKIQHPRWGVLELQTPDGLAGVEYTTGELDAEKELTTLEARWYLWGGLEASYARWYATASTHTPIALVRAITDSVSDPAPVPRWKDSMLASLPEHAQLTPVVPPRSPAPTPRDLQRVVAARRAPALATRSVPRWTTATRPPTSRVR; this is encoded by the coding sequence ATGAACCGCGGTACCGAGGATGCAGCGGAGGTCGACGGAGACGTCTTCGTCTCGCCCCGCTACCTGGCCGGCAGCACCGCGACGGGGGACCCCGCTCTCCGGCCCCTGTTCGCGCTGGGCTGGGAGCTCAGCCATGACGACCTCGGCAACGCGTACGTCAATGCGCCCGACCGCAAGGTCCGGCTCGGCTTCCTCCCCGAGGGGGAGGACGACGGACTGTGGCGCATCAGCGCGTACCGCGACAGATTCGGTCCGCCCGTCTGGGGCGTGTGTTTCAACGACATGGCGCCCACGGAGTTCGTCGCCGCCTTCACCACCGCCCTGGCCAAGGCGTACGCCGCCGGTCCGCACGCGTACCTGGCTCCGCCCCACCCGGAGAACGAGGAACTCGACGCGTTCCAGCCGATGGTGCCGCTGATCCAGCGCGGCTGGAAGATCCAGCACCCACGCTGGGGCGTCCTCGAACTCCAGACTCCCGACGGTCTGGCCGGCGTCGAGTACACCACGGGCGAGCTCGACGCCGAGAAGGAACTCACCACCCTGGAGGCGCGCTGGTACCTCTGGGGCGGCCTCGAGGCGAGCTATGCCCGCTGGTACGCCACAGCGTCCACGCACACGCCGATCGCGCTCGTCAGGGCCATCACCGACAGCGTCTCCGACCCAGCGCCCGTACCGCGCTGGAAGGACAGCATGCTCGCCTCGCTGCCCGAGCACGCCCAGCTCACGCCGGTGGTACCGCCCAGGTCCCCGGCACCGACCCCGCGTGACCTGCAGCGAGTCGTTGCCGCTCGCCGCGCTCCGGCACTCGCCACACGCAGCGTCCCCAGGTGGACCACGGCCACACGTCCGCCGACGAGTCGAGTCCGCTGA